A genomic segment from Nicotiana tabacum cultivar K326 chromosome 7, ASM71507v2, whole genome shotgun sequence encodes:
- the LOC107818436 gene encoding uncharacterized protein LOC107818436 isoform X1: MAKPNLSDSETEERNSGSSSDSGGFPVEMEPQSTGKITEYEQQRMKRIQENKARMEAMGLHNMATSLMGSSQKPQKKGKDKKGKKKVVDEDEDYEPAQSEDLSSASGEEDEQNDVDYDVSKSQLKKSKKKTQTPKKRVSNTTLPTDKDFVDDDAALMQAIALSLQDSAGFLNLANKVPTQVTNADSAHKASNEKTLSKKASNEKVGSCNQGDTTGKRKRKQQTRNRVQMTEDDLIMHFFQFDEAGKGSISLRDLRRVAASHDFTWSDEEMAKMIHCFDSNGDGKLSLDDFRKIVVRCDMIKGSEDAA; encoded by the exons ATGGCAAAACCGAATCTTTCAGACTCAGAAACAGAAGAGAGAAACTCAGGCTCAAGCTCGGACTCAGGTGGCTTTCCGGTGGAAATGGAACCCCAAAGCACCGGGAAAATCACAGAGTATGAGCAACAAAGAATGAAGAGAATTCAAGAAAACAAAGCAAGAATGGAGGCTATGGGTCTCCATAATATGGCAACTTCTTTGATGGGTTCTTCCCAAAAACCCCAGAAAAAAGGCAAGgacaaaaaggggaaaaagaaagtggttgatgaagatgaagattatgagccagCTCAAAGTGAGGACCTTTCAAGTGCTTCGGGCGAAGAAGATGAACAAAATGATGTGGATTATGATGTTTCAAAGTCCCAATTGAAAAAG TCAAAGAAAAAAACTCAAACTCCTAAGAAGAGAGTTTCTAATACAACGTTACCAACTGACAAGGATTTTGTCGATGATGATGCCGCCTTAATGCAG GCTATTGCCTTGTCACTACAAGATTCTGCAGGTTTTCTGAATCTTGCAAATAAAGTGCCTACACAAGTCACCAATGCAGATTCTGCTCATAAGGCCAGTAACGAAAAAACTCTTTCCAAAAAGGCCAGTAACGAAAAAGTAGGTTCCTGCAATCAGGGAGATACTACTGGGAAAAGGAAGAGAAAACAACAG ACAAGAAATCGAGTGCAGATGACTGAGGATGACTTGATTATGCATTTCTTTCAGTTTGATG AAGCTGGAAAAGGGAGTATAAGTCTCAGAGATTTACGGAGAGTGGCAGCTTCCCATGATTTTACATGGTCAGATGAGGAGATGGCAAAGATGATACATTGCTTTGATTCTAACGGAGATGGAAAG TTGAGCCTGGATGATTTTCGCAAGATTGTGGTCAGATGCGATATGATAAAAGGTTCCGAAGATGCTGCTTGA
- the LOC107818436 gene encoding uncharacterized protein LOC107818436 isoform X2: MAKPNLSDSETEERNSGSSSDSGGFPVEMEPQSTGKITEYEQQRMKRIQENKARMEAMGLHNMATSLMGSSQKPQKKGKDKKGKKKVVDEDEDYEPAQSEDLSSASGEEDEQNDVDYDVSKSQLKKSKKKTQTPKKRVSNTTLPTDKDFVDDDAALMQAIALSLQDSAGFLNLANKVPTQVTNADSAHKASNEKTLSKKASNEKVGSCNQGDTTGKRKRKQQTRNRVQMTEDDLIMHFFQFDAGKGSISLRDLRRVAASHDFTWSDEEMAKMIHCFDSNGDGKLSLDDFRKIVVRCDMIKGSEDAA, translated from the exons ATGGCAAAACCGAATCTTTCAGACTCAGAAACAGAAGAGAGAAACTCAGGCTCAAGCTCGGACTCAGGTGGCTTTCCGGTGGAAATGGAACCCCAAAGCACCGGGAAAATCACAGAGTATGAGCAACAAAGAATGAAGAGAATTCAAGAAAACAAAGCAAGAATGGAGGCTATGGGTCTCCATAATATGGCAACTTCTTTGATGGGTTCTTCCCAAAAACCCCAGAAAAAAGGCAAGgacaaaaaggggaaaaagaaagtggttgatgaagatgaagattatgagccagCTCAAAGTGAGGACCTTTCAAGTGCTTCGGGCGAAGAAGATGAACAAAATGATGTGGATTATGATGTTTCAAAGTCCCAATTGAAAAAG TCAAAGAAAAAAACTCAAACTCCTAAGAAGAGAGTTTCTAATACAACGTTACCAACTGACAAGGATTTTGTCGATGATGATGCCGCCTTAATGCAG GCTATTGCCTTGTCACTACAAGATTCTGCAGGTTTTCTGAATCTTGCAAATAAAGTGCCTACACAAGTCACCAATGCAGATTCTGCTCATAAGGCCAGTAACGAAAAAACTCTTTCCAAAAAGGCCAGTAACGAAAAAGTAGGTTCCTGCAATCAGGGAGATACTACTGGGAAAAGGAAGAGAAAACAACAG ACAAGAAATCGAGTGCAGATGACTGAGGATGACTTGATTATGCATTTCTTTCAGTTTGATG CTGGAAAAGGGAGTATAAGTCTCAGAGATTTACGGAGAGTGGCAGCTTCCCATGATTTTACATGGTCAGATGAGGAGATGGCAAAGATGATACATTGCTTTGATTCTAACGGAGATGGAAAG TTGAGCCTGGATGATTTTCGCAAGATTGTGGTCAGATGCGATATGATAAAAGGTTCCGAAGATGCTGCTTGA
- the LOC107818434 gene encoding vesicle-associated protein 1-2-like, whose protein sequence is MSNGELLQIEPIELQFPFELKKQISCSLQLTNKSDNYVAFKVKTTNPKKYCVRPNTGIVMPHSTCDVTVTMQAQKEAPPDMQCKDKFLLQSVVVGPGTTPKDITPEMFNKESGNHVDECKLRVACVPPQPPSPVREGSEEGSSPRASISENGAEFHNASRTYAEPQDNSSEAKTLILKLTAEKNSAMQQSNKLQQELEFLKRESSRSRGGIPFMYVVIVGLLGIFLGYLLKKT, encoded by the exons ATGAGTAACGGAGAGCTACTTCAAATCGAACCTATTGAGCTTCAGTTTCCCT TCGAATTGAAGAAGCAGATCTCATGCTCCTTGCAATTGACCAACAAATCCGATAACTATGTTGCCTTCAAG GTGAAGACGACGAATCCAAAGAAGTACTGTGTAAGGCCTAACACTGGAATTGTGATGCCTCACTCTACCTGTGATGTCAcag TTACAATGCAAGCACAAAAAGAGGCACCACCAGACATGCAATGCAAGGATAAGTTCCTGCTTCAAAGTGTCGTGGTAGGCCCTGGAACTACGCCTAAGGATATTACTCCAGAAATG TTCAACAAGGAGTCAGGGAATCATGTTGACGAGTGCAAGTTGAGAGTAGCTTGTGTTCCACCTCAACCACCATCACCTGTGCGGGAGGGTTCTGAGGAAGGTTCCTCACCTAGAGCTTCTATATCTGAAAATGGAGCTGAGTTCCACAAT GCTTCAAGGACATATGCTGAGCCACAGGACAACTCATCAGAG GCAAAAACACTAATTTTGAAGCTGACAGCGGAGAAAAATTCTGCAATGCAGCAAAGTAACAAGCTTCAGCAAGAACTG GAGTTCTTGAAGCGTGAAAGCAGCAGAAGTCGTGGCGGAATCCCATTTatgtatgttgttattgttggacTGCTTGGCATCTTTCTTGGCTATCTTCTCAAGAAGACATGA
- the LOC107812635 gene encoding uncharacterized protein LOC107812635 encodes MASLVHLPSATSAVTSRHARHKQLQLLKIQRVPNGMTFPCMSRKSFTLCCSNQSPWEPAPVTYVPSDNIEDKFLEGTTNIFETMSSSKPAESSLTEAEGLTDVKNPPPLQLQYLQWPVWVLGPAVLLATGMVPTLWLPISSVFIGPNIASLLSLTGLDCIYNLGANLFLLLADSCARSPDTSEDSSSKPPFSYQLWNMVANIMGLVIPLTVLFGSQNSFLQPQLPFISYAVLLGPYLLLLCIQILTEMLTWHWKSPVWLVTPVVYEAYRVLQLMRGLKLSAELAAPSWMLHTIRGLVCWWVLILGMQLMRVAWYAGFTARAHQKQLHALPDVD; translated from the coding sequence ATGGCATCTTTAGTCCACCTGCCATCTGCAACATCAGCAGTTACTTCGCGACATGCACGTCATAAACAGCTGCAATTGTTGAAAATCCAAAGAGTGCCAAATGGAATGACCTTTCCTTGTATGAGCCGTAAGTCGTTCACTCTTTGCTGTTCAAATCAGTCTCCATGGGAACCTGCACCTGTCACTTATGTTCCTAGTGATAATATTGAAGATAAATTTTTGGAAGGGACAACCAATATATTTGAAACCATGTCGTCCAGCAAACCAGCTGAATCTTCATTAACTGAGGCTGAAGGCCTCACTGATGTAAAGAATCCGCCACCTTTGCAGCTCCAATACCTCCAATGGCCTGTGTGGGTTCTTGGCCCTGCAGTTCTCTTAGCCACTGGGATGGTGCCAACTTTGTGGCTGcctatttcatcagttttcattGGTCCCAACATAGCCAGCCTTCTTTCCTTGACTGGACTTGATTGTATTTACAATCTTGGAGCAAACCTATTTCTCCTGTTAGCCGATTCTTGTGCTCGTTCACCAGACACCAGTGAAGATTCCAGCAGCAAGCCGCCTTTTAGTTATCAGTTATGGAACATGGTCGCAAACATTATGGGTTTAGTCATTCCCTTGACAGTACTTTTTGGTTCTCAGAACAGTTTCCTTCAGCCTCAACTTCCTTTCATTTCTTATGCGGTGCTCTTGGGTCCCTATCTCCTGCTTCTATGCATACAGATACTCACAGAGATGCTGACATGGCATTGGAAGTCACCAGTGTGGTTGGTGACACCGGTAGTTTATGAAGCTTATCGTGTGTTGCAATTGATGAGGGGTTTAAAGCTCAGTGCAGAACTCGCTGCACCATCATGGATGCTGCATACCATTAGAGGACTAGTCTGCTGGTGGGTACTCATTCTTGGCATGCAGCTCATGAGAGTCGCTTGGTATGCTGGTTTCACTGCTCGGGCTCATCAGAAACAGCTGCACGCCCTTCCTGATGTTGATTAG